One region of Miscanthus floridulus cultivar M001 chromosome 19, ASM1932011v1, whole genome shotgun sequence genomic DNA includes:
- the LOC136525735 gene encoding uncharacterized protein, with protein MVSQAGATEAVAPRTIEVAAAGAGAPATAEATMAEARAPGTTEATMAEAGAPGTTEADMIAARLSAQEVETKATEASAAPLVQGPPSLRESAREVEVLPISSDNTSQAQEMAGAEVAGVVEQPVPTPESEVEVTRAAEASVTVQAVLEIKIGEHKALKSADRTACEALEVEGVQSGSSLGSRLIALSGQVRERLRGALHTGVKRALAVIASHYIGVDLQAISDGYVLPDDDEEADEAVAKLMEAAEGPGTALAKLFEEEVVAPPPSADARGPEP; from the exons ATGGTTTCACAGGCCGGGGCGACGGAGGCCGTGGCGCCCAGGACCATCGAGGTCGCTGCGGCGGGCGCCGGAGCCCCCGCGaccgccgaggccacgatggcggaggctagagcccccgggaccaccgaggccacgatggcggaggctggagcccctgggaccaccgaggctgacATGATCGCGGCAAGGCTgtcggcccaggaagtggagacgaAGGCCACGGAGGCCTCggcggcacccttggttcaaggcccgccgtcgttgcgggagagcgcccgggaggtggaagttcttccgatctcctccgacaatACTTCCCAGGCGCAGGAGATGGCCGGCGCCGAGGTGGCCGGTgtcgtggaacagccggttccaaccccag AGTCAGAGGTGGAGGttacccgggcagccgaggcttccgtcACGGTGCAGGCAGTGCTTGAGATCAAGATCGGGGAGCATAAGGCGCTGAAGAGTGCCGACCgcaccgcctgcgaggccttggaggtcgagggggttcaatcaggcagctcccttgggagccgtctgattgcattgagcggtcaagtgcgcgagcggctccgaggagcactgcatacgggcgtcaagcgtgcaTTGGCTGTCATTGCCTCGCACTACATAggcgttgacctccaagccatcagcgatggctacgttcTGCCCGACGATGATGAGGAGGCTGACGAGGCGgttgcgaagctgatggaggcggcggagggccccggtacggcgttggccaagctgttcgaagaggaggtggtcgctCCTCCACCGTCTGCCGATGCTAGAGGCCCTGAGCCGTGA